The following are encoded together in the Candidatus Eisenbacteria bacterium genome:
- a CDS encoding cyclic nucleotide-binding domain-containing protein produces MSDPKLEALARTKLAGELDDGEQAVLSKVLTQRDLEEGEVLVHEGVSDNHLYLVVRGSLGVVKQKGTPHEVTFNTLAPGDLAGEMAFLDGMERYASLVAHGHARVIGLEREKLESLLPSHPGIVYKVMRAIIRVVHETQRRLAMQQAELTNYIYKQHGRY; encoded by the coding sequence ATGTCCGATCCCAAACTCGAAGCGCTCGCCCGGACCAAGCTCGCCGGAGAGCTCGATGACGGCGAGCAGGCCGTCCTTTCCAAGGTGCTCACTCAGCGCGACCTCGAGGAGGGCGAGGTCCTCGTCCATGAGGGCGTGTCGGACAACCACCTCTACCTGGTCGTCCGGGGCTCGCTCGGCGTCGTCAAGCAAAAAGGCACCCCGCACGAGGTCACGTTCAACACGCTGGCGCCGGGCGATCTCGCCGGCGAGATGGCATTCCTGGACGGGATGGAGCGCTACGCGTCGCTGGTGGCGCACGGCCACGCGCGCGTGATCGGCCTCGAGCGGGAAAAGCTCGAGAGCCTGCTCCCGAGCCATCCCGGGATCGTCTACAAGGTCATGCGCGCGATCATCCGGGTCGTGCACGAGACCCAACGCCGGCTCGCGATGCAGCAGGCGGAGCTGACCAACTACATCTACAAGCAGCACGGGCGCTACTGA
- a CDS encoding type II toxin-antitoxin system RatA family toxin yields the protein MFDVIEAAEHYPAFLPWCVGAAILERDEGVVRAIIAIDWRGVRSSLTTRNPKRRPEWRAMHLEDGPFRRFEGEWTLRPLSAAGCRIDFRLGYDFAGAVMRRATRPVFDQIADTLVDAFVARADREAGRAATTGGVADTTARPPLPTHPDDSTTGG from the coding sequence ATGTTCGACGTGATCGAGGCCGCGGAGCACTACCCGGCGTTCCTGCCCTGGTGCGTCGGCGCCGCGATCCTCGAGCGCGACGAGGGCGTCGTACGCGCGATCATCGCGATCGACTGGCGCGGCGTGCGATCCAGTCTGACGACGCGCAATCCCAAGCGGCGGCCCGAGTGGAGGGCGATGCATCTCGAGGACGGGCCGTTTCGCCGCTTCGAAGGCGAATGGACGCTGCGCCCGCTCTCCGCCGCGGGATGCAGGATCGATTTCCGCCTCGGCTACGACTTCGCCGGAGCGGTGATGCGCCGCGCGACGCGCCCGGTGTTCGACCAGATCGCGGACACGCTCGTCGACGCGTTCGTGGCTCGCGCGGATCGCGAGGCGGGTCGCGCCGCGACGACGGGGGGCGTCGCCGATACCACCGCCCGTCCTCCGCTGCCAACGCATCCCGACGATTCGACGACAGGAGGTTGA
- a CDS encoding polyheme membrane-associated cytochrome C yields the protein MADRRLRLTVAVAVLVASACAMDSVEHKSEKPSGARIQMGEGHLNRDGKAFHYWDKEKEIPAVCARCHAATGVAQYLTEGKNTPAPHVKNAFACTNCHADMLTYARHTVAKVTFPSGLTVDSGNNDANLCMTCHQGRESTASANKAIAALGPNAGPDTPNPKLVFVHVHYFPAGATVYGTDAKVAYEYAGKAYAGRFNHVASVNTCTACHEPHAGAVLVEKCGTCHQGVKNLADAATIRMSTKGDFDGNGREEGLAREVANLQRELYAAIQQYARAVGGTSIAFSPEAFPYWYTDTNGNGKIDPEELRPDNRYTAYTPRLEQATYNYTYVLRDPGAAYHNGRYTLQLLYDSLDSLAASGKAGVEMRGKVRP from the coding sequence ATGGCTGATCGACGCTTGCGCCTGACGGTCGCGGTCGCGGTGCTGGTGGCAAGCGCGTGCGCGATGGACTCGGTGGAGCACAAATCGGAGAAGCCCTCCGGAGCCCGGATCCAGATGGGTGAAGGCCACCTGAACCGCGACGGCAAGGCCTTCCACTACTGGGACAAGGAAAAGGAGATCCCCGCCGTCTGTGCGCGCTGCCACGCTGCGACGGGAGTTGCCCAGTACCTGACAGAGGGCAAGAACACTCCCGCGCCGCACGTGAAGAACGCATTCGCGTGCACGAACTGCCACGCGGACATGCTCACGTATGCACGCCACACGGTCGCCAAAGTGACCTTCCCGAGCGGCCTCACGGTCGACAGCGGCAACAACGACGCGAACCTGTGCATGACCTGCCACCAGGGGCGCGAGTCGACGGCGAGCGCAAACAAGGCGATCGCCGCCCTCGGCCCCAACGCCGGCCCCGACACGCCGAATCCGAAGCTCGTGTTCGTCCACGTGCACTACTTCCCTGCTGGCGCAACGGTCTACGGCACGGACGCGAAGGTGGCGTACGAGTACGCTGGCAAGGCCTACGCTGGCCGCTTCAACCACGTTGCCAGCGTGAACACCTGCACCGCCTGTCATGAGCCCCACGCAGGCGCGGTGCTCGTGGAGAAGTGCGGCACGTGCCACCAGGGCGTGAAGAATTTGGCCGACGCTGCAACGATCCGGATGTCCACGAAGGGCGACTTCGACGGCAACGGCCGCGAGGAGGGTCTTGCGCGCGAGGTTGCCAACCTGCAGCGGGAGCTCTATGCCGCGATCCAGCAGTACGCGCGCGCTGTCGGCGGCACCTCGATCGCGTTCTCCCCTGAGGCGTTCCCGTACTGGTACACCGACACAAACGGCAACGGCAAGATCGATCCGGAGGAACTGCGGCCCGACAACCGGTACACGGCGTACACGCCTCGCCTCGAGCAGGCGACCTACAACTACACCTATGTGCTCAGGGATCCCGGGGCGGCGTATCACAACGGCCGCTACACGCTGCAGCTCCTCTACGACTCGCTCGACAGTCTCGCGGCGAGCGGCAAGGCGGGCGTGGAGATGCGCGGCAAGGTGCGGCCATAG